A single region of the Triticum dicoccoides isolate Atlit2015 ecotype Zavitan chromosome 2B, WEW_v2.0, whole genome shotgun sequence genome encodes:
- the LOC119366378 gene encoding thioredoxin X, chloroplastic-like, with protein MASAPSTTASTLAPPLRSPLSFSSSRRLPSAAALPRAAGALLLCRAPAPARGLALARVRCRGAVKLVGEGEFEAEVMQSDLPVLVDFVADWCGPCRLVAPVVDWASEEYEGRLKIVKIDHDANPQIIEKYKVYGLPALILFKDGQEVPGSRREGAINKAKFKDYIEPLLETSNVA; from the exons atgGCATCCGCGCCGAGCACCACCGCGTCCACCCTCGCGCCCCCTCTCCGCTCgcccctctccttctcctcctcccgccGGCTCCCTTCCGCCGCCGCGCTCCCTCGGGCGGCGGGGGCGCTCCTCCTCTGCCGCGCGCCCGCGCCGGCGCGGGGGCTCGCCCTGGCGCGCGTGCGGTGCCGCGGGGCGGTGAAGCTGGTCGGGGAGGGCGAGTTCGAGGCGGAGGTCATGCAGTCGGACCTGCCCGTGctcgtcgacttcgtcgccgacTGGTGCGGGCCCTGCCGCCTCGTCGCCCCCGTCGTCGACTGGGCCTCCGAG GAATATGAGGGGAGATTAAAGATTGTCAAGATCGACCATGACGCGAATCCTCAGATTATCGAGAAGTACAAGGTTTACGGTCTCCCGGCGTTGATCCTCTTCAAGGACGGGCAGGAGGTGCCAGGGAGCCGAAGAGAAGGCGCGATAAACAAGGCCAAGTTCAAGGACTACATCGAGCCTCTCCTGGAGACCTCAAATGTGGCCTGA